The Thiothrix subterranea genome has a segment encoding these proteins:
- a CDS encoding ABC transporter permease, protein MKLLFQHWQQRWRMPELRLLLLALVVSVTVVTSVGFFTSRVENAMQAQARQLLGGDLVLTSARPLDKAYVQQAQALGLETAETVSFPSMASIGEKLQLTQLKAVSSAYPLRGDLKTADAPDAVEVLSTGRVPAKGEIWAEARLFAELGVQSGATVTLGRSTFTLTRVLTQEPDRSSNLFQLAPVVLMNLDDLPATQLLSPASRARFNQLFAGDLKLIKQLQQALEPQLKPTERVRTLDEDLASVQQTLQRSGRFLGLAALLSVVLAGAAVVLTSASLMRRELPAVAVLKAMGMSRRQVLVDHAFSLLLTALLAAAIGVTLGLLLQFGLAEWLSRFVGKELPAPSAMPALSGLLTAVVLLLGFALPPLLRLVNTSPMQILQGALQGTQQSTWLVVVCLVLAVFGLLWLQARDVLLAGLLLVGLIVGIGLFAALAGAGLRLVQQAGKRAGWGWLPALGRSKRAVLLVVVFATGLFALLLLTTVRTDLLDRWEQTLPADAPDHFLINIQPAEAAPLQRFLNERGVKTALYPMIRGRLVEINGKPVKPDDYPEQRAQRLLEREFNLSSFATFPASNALLEGQWFDGKQGGLSIEQGIGETLKFGMGDKLTFDIAGQRLSDTVTSVREVRWDSMQPNFFVVAAPGTVDALPQTLITSIHLGEQKPLVTALIREFPSVTAIDVGAVVSEVRSLVEQVSLAVQGIFVFTLIAGVVVLIAALQSQKAERRRELAILKSLGAGRALLQRRIWSEFLLLGALAGALAGLLALTAGNVLAYYLFDLDLRLNLLPLIIGTVLGSLLVGVAGYWNLRSLLNVLPLSLLKA, encoded by the coding sequence ATGAAGTTGCTGTTTCAACATTGGCAACAACGTTGGCGGATGCCGGAATTGCGTTTGTTATTGCTGGCATTGGTGGTGTCGGTGACGGTGGTGACATCGGTGGGCTTTTTCACCAGTCGGGTGGAAAACGCAATGCAAGCGCAAGCACGCCAACTGTTGGGCGGCGATTTGGTGCTGACATCGGCACGCCCGTTGGATAAAGCTTATGTGCAACAGGCGCAGGCTCTGGGTTTGGAAACGGCGGAAACCGTGAGTTTCCCTAGCATGGCGTCGATCGGTGAGAAGTTGCAACTGACGCAATTGAAAGCGGTTTCCAGCGCTTACCCATTGCGGGGTGATTTGAAAACGGCAGATGCACCGGATGCGGTTGAAGTACTTTCCACCGGACGTGTGCCTGCAAAGGGCGAAATTTGGGCGGAAGCGCGCTTGTTTGCGGAATTGGGCGTGCAGTCGGGGGCAACCGTGACGTTGGGGCGCAGCACGTTCACGTTGACGCGGGTGTTGACGCAGGAGCCGGATCGTAGCAGCAATTTATTTCAGCTTGCGCCGGTGGTATTGATGAATCTGGATGATTTGCCTGCTACTCAATTGCTGTCGCCTGCGAGTCGGGCGCGTTTCAATCAATTATTCGCTGGTGATCTCAAGCTGATCAAACAGTTGCAGCAGGCACTTGAACCGCAATTAAAGCCGACGGAGCGGGTGCGCACCTTGGATGAAGATTTGGCATCGGTGCAGCAAACTTTGCAGCGTTCGGGGCGTTTTTTGGGGTTGGCGGCTTTATTGAGCGTGGTGTTGGCGGGGGCGGCTGTGGTGCTGACTTCCGCGAGTTTGATGCGGCGTGAATTGCCTGCGGTGGCGGTGTTGAAAGCGATGGGCATGTCGCGGCGGCAAGTGTTAGTCGATCATGCGTTTTCACTGTTGTTGACGGCATTGCTGGCAGCCGCGATTGGGGTAACGTTGGGATTGCTGTTGCAATTTGGATTGGCGGAATGGTTGAGCCGCTTTGTGGGTAAGGAGTTGCCTGCACCGAGCGCTATGCCTGCCTTGAGCGGCTTATTGACGGCGGTGGTGTTGCTGCTGGGGTTTGCGTTGCCGCCGTTATTGCGTTTGGTGAATACCTCGCCGATGCAGATTTTGCAGGGGGCGTTGCAAGGAACGCAGCAATCAACCTGGTTGGTGGTGGTGTGTTTGGTGTTGGCGGTGTTTGGTTTGTTGTGGTTGCAAGCGCGGGATGTGTTGCTGGCGGGATTGTTGCTGGTGGGGCTGATTGTTGGGATTGGTTTGTTTGCAGCATTGGCGGGGGCGGGTTTGCGCTTGGTGCAGCAGGCGGGGAAACGTGCCGGTTGGGGCTGGTTGCCTGCGTTGGGGCGTTCCAAACGGGCGGTGTTGTTGGTGGTGGTGTTTGCGACGGGCTTGTTTGCGTTGCTGTTGTTGACCACGGTGCGTACCGATTTGCTGGATCGGTGGGAGCAAACCTTGCCTGCGGATGCGCCGGATCATTTTCTGATTAATATCCAACCGGCAGAAGCCGCGCCGCTGCAACGTTTTTTGAACGAACGTGGCGTGAAAACGGCGCTGTACCCGATGATTCGCGGGCGTTTGGTGGAAATCAATGGCAAACCCGTGAAACCGGATGATTATCCCGAACAGCGGGCGCAACGTTTGCTGGAACGTGAGTTTAACCTGTCATCGTTTGCAACATTTCCGGCGAGCAATGCCTTGTTGGAAGGGCAGTGGTTTGACGGCAAGCAGGGCGGTTTGTCGATTGAGCAAGGCATTGGTGAAACGCTCAAGTTTGGCATGGGCGACAAACTGACGTTTGATATTGCGGGGCAACGGCTGAGCGATACCGTGACCAGTGTGCGCGAAGTGCGTTGGGACAGTATGCAGCCGAATTTCTTTGTGGTCGCGGCACCGGGAACGGTGGATGCCTTGCCGCAAACCTTGATTACCAGCATCCATTTGGGTGAGCAAAAACCGTTGGTGACGGCGCTGATTCGTGAGTTTCCCAGCGTGACTGCAATTGATGTGGGCGCGGTGGTGAGCGAGGTGCGTTCATTGGTGGAGCAAGTGAGTCTGGCGGTGCAGGGGATTTTTGTGTTCACCCTGATTGCTGGCGTTGTGGTATTGATCGCAGCGTTGCAATCCCAAAAGGCGGAGCGGCGACGCGAATTGGCGATCCTCAAATCCTTGGGGGCAGGGCGGGCATTGCTGCAACGGCGCATTTGGAGCGAGTTTTTATTGCTGGGCGCATTGGCGGGGGCGTTGGCAGGATTGCTGGCTTTAACGGCGGGGAATGTGTTGGCGTATTATTTGTTTGATTTGGATTTGCGTTTGAATCTGTTGCCGTTGATCATCGGGACAGTCCTGGGCAGTCTGTTGGTGGGCGTGGCGGGGTATTGGAATTTACGCAGTTTGCTGAATGTGCTACCGCTATCCTTATTGAAAGCTTGA
- a CDS encoding ABC transporter ATP-binding protein → MNKTIIQTTNLVKTIPQAGRELQILRGVSLAIDTGESVAITGLSGSGKSTLLGLLAGLDLPTSGTVMLFGQNLDGLDEDQRAALRLGRVGFVFQSFHLLENLTALENVMLPLELGAAVNARAQLATEALQQVGLAERLSHYPNQLSGGEQQRVALARAFVTRPQILFADEPTGNLDRATGHEISELLFALQEKFQTTLVLVTHDDTLAARCQRHYRMEEGTLV, encoded by the coding sequence ATGAACAAAACGATTATTCAGACCACCAACTTGGTCAAAACTATCCCCCAAGCGGGACGTGAATTGCAAATTCTCCGAGGCGTAAGCCTGGCTATTGACACAGGTGAGTCGGTGGCGATTACCGGGCTATCGGGTTCGGGCAAAAGCACCTTGCTGGGTTTGCTGGCGGGTCTGGATTTGCCGACCAGCGGTACAGTCATGTTATTTGGGCAAAACCTTGACGGTTTGGATGAAGACCAGCGGGCAGCGTTGCGGCTGGGGCGGGTCGGGTTTGTGTTCCAATCCTTTCACTTGCTGGAAAATCTGACGGCGTTGGAAAACGTGATGTTGCCATTAGAATTGGGTGCGGCGGTGAATGCGCGTGCGCAGTTGGCAACAGAAGCTTTGCAGCAAGTGGGGCTGGCGGAACGTTTGAGCCATTACCCGAACCAGCTTTCGGGTGGGGAGCAGCAGCGGGTAGCCTTGGCGCGAGCGTTTGTGACCCGCCCGCAAATTTTGTTCGCGGATGAGCCAACCGGCAATCTTGACCGCGCCACCGGGCATGAAATCAGTGAATTGCTGTTTGCGTTGCAGGAAAAATTCCAGACGACCTTGGTTCTGGTGACGCACGATGACACGCTGGCGGCACGTTGCCAGCGGCATTATCGGATGGAAGAGGGGACGCTGGTATGA
- a CDS encoding arylesterase, protein MLRTLYLIFCLLSFLPAVTVVMADETTPASKNSSTLLVWGDSLSAAYGIPVEKGWVSLLQTKLGDHYKVVNGSISGETTAGGLTRLPEALKQHAPDYVLLELGANDGLRGIDLPTMRRNLEQMITLSQAADTKVILLGIQLPPNYGTTFTEKFSTTYTDLAKQYTLPLLPFLLEGIAENWDLMQADGLHPTAEAQPQILENVWKVLEAAL, encoded by the coding sequence ATGTTACGCACACTTTACCTGATCTTTTGCCTCTTGAGCTTTTTACCAGCCGTGACTGTGGTTATGGCGGATGAGACCACCCCTGCCAGCAAAAATTCCTCAACCTTATTGGTCTGGGGGGATAGTTTGAGTGCAGCTTATGGAATTCCGGTCGAAAAAGGCTGGGTTAGCTTGTTACAAACCAAACTGGGCGACCACTATAAGGTGGTGAATGGCAGCATCAGCGGCGAAACCACCGCAGGCGGTTTGACCCGCTTACCAGAAGCACTCAAACAGCACGCCCCCGATTATGTCTTGCTGGAACTCGGTGCGAATGACGGCTTGCGCGGCATCGACCTACCCACCATGCGCCGCAATCTGGAACAGATGATTACGCTCTCGCAAGCTGCTGATACCAAGGTCATCTTGCTAGGCATCCAGTTACCACCCAATTACGGCACAACTTTCACTGAAAAGTTTAGCACCACCTACACCGACCTAGCCAAACAGTATACACTTCCATTGCTGCCTTTCCTGCTGGAAGGTATTGCGGAAAATTGGGATTTGATGCAAGCGGATGGCTTACATCCCACGGCGGAAGCCCAACCACAAATACTGGAAAATGTCTGGAAAGTATTAGAAGCAGCACTCTAG
- a CDS encoding circularly permuted type 2 ATP-grasp protein encodes MKKEWNQYDPGSLYDELIAAVHQPREASYKLVEYLRHLTPDRFRQCVQESEVVIREMGITFTVYSDAGNIDRAWPFDIIPRIIHAAEWDRTEIGLKQRIRALNMFIQDIYNGGQILKDGVMPADVVLQSKGYRKACIGMTPPHGVWANICGSDLVRHSDGVLYVLEDNLRVPSGVAYMLENRNITKRVLPEIFNTLPIRPVSNYPAQLYEMLASLRPDLDDPTIALMTPGVYNSAYFEHAFLAQQAGLVLLEGADLVVGNDNYVYMKTIKGLERVDVIYRRIDDDFIDPEVFREDSMLGVPGIMRAWKEGKVAIANAPGCGVADDKVIYAYVPDMIRYYLGEEPSLPNVPTYVCRRDEDRAYVLEHLAELVVKPANESGGYGMLVGPHSTPEKVEEFRKLIQEDPNNYIAQPTLSLSVTPTSCETADKGYIKIAPRHVDLRPFILSGKDIFVTPGGLTRVALVEGSLIVNSSQGGGSKDTWIVGDVQEGEEV; translated from the coding sequence ATGAAAAAAGAATGGAATCAATACGATCCTGGTTCGTTGTATGACGAATTGATTGCTGCGGTGCATCAACCGCGCGAGGCCAGTTACAAGCTGGTCGAGTATCTACGTCACCTCACCCCCGACCGTTTTCGCCAATGCGTGCAAGAATCCGAGGTGGTTATCCGCGAAATGGGCATAACCTTCACGGTTTACAGCGATGCGGGCAACATTGACCGCGCTTGGCCGTTCGACATCATTCCACGCATTATCCACGCGGCGGAATGGGATCGCACCGAAATAGGGCTGAAGCAACGCATCCGTGCACTGAATATGTTCATTCAGGACATTTACAACGGCGGACAAATTCTCAAAGACGGCGTAATGCCCGCTGATGTCGTGCTGCAATCGAAAGGCTACCGCAAAGCGTGCATTGGCATGACCCCGCCGCACGGTGTTTGGGCGAATATTTGCGGTTCCGATTTGGTGCGTCACAGCGATGGCGTGTTGTATGTGTTGGAAGACAACTTGCGTGTACCGTCTGGCGTGGCGTACATGCTCGAAAACCGCAACATTACCAAGCGCGTCTTGCCGGAAATCTTCAACACCTTGCCAATCCGCCCGGTGAGCAATTACCCCGCGCAATTGTACGAAATGCTCGCATCCTTGCGCCCTGATTTGGATGACCCGACCATCGCGCTAATGACCCCCGGTGTCTACAATTCCGCTTACTTTGAACACGCTTTCCTCGCGCAACAAGCGGGTTTGGTGTTGCTGGAAGGCGCGGATTTGGTGGTGGGCAACGACAATTATGTCTACATGAAAACCATCAAAGGCTTAGAGCGCGTGGATGTGATTTACCGCCGGATTGATGACGATTTCATCGACCCCGAAGTGTTCCGCGAAGATTCGATGTTGGGCGTTCCCGGTATTATGCGTGCATGGAAAGAGGGCAAAGTCGCCATCGCCAATGCACCGGGATGTGGCGTGGCGGATGACAAAGTGATCTACGCTTACGTGCCGGATATGATTCGCTATTACCTTGGCGAAGAGCCGAGCTTGCCGAATGTGCCGACTTACGTGTGCCGCCGGGACGAAGATCGCGCTTACGTGCTGGAGCATTTGGCAGAATTGGTGGTAAAACCTGCCAATGAATCCGGTGGTTACGGCATGTTGGTGGGACCGCATTCCACGCCTGAAAAAGTCGAGGAATTCCGCAAGCTGATTCAGGAAGACCCGAATAATTACATTGCTCAGCCTACTTTGAGCCTGTCGGTCACGCCAACGTCATGCGAAACGGCTGATAAAGGATACATCAAAATTGCCCCGCGCCATGTGGATTTACGCCCGTTCATCCTCAGCGGTAAGGACATTTTTGTAACACCCGGCGGCTTGACCCGTGTGGCGTTGGTGGAAGGTTCGTTGATTGTGAATTCGTCGCAAGGCGGTGGCAGCAAGGATACGTGGATTGTGGGCGATGTGCAGGAAGGGGAGGAAGTCTGA
- a CDS encoding alpha-E domain-containing protein: protein MLSRVAERVYWMARYLERAEKTARLINVHTALLMDLPGRMEINWFTLIRLFNAEKVFSEHYQSGNEANIMQFLIADTNNSSSLATSLANVRENVRTSLDVLPEEIWEQANQIHLLMTNSLPRISDRYSRQIFLREVMKHCQCIRGALDSNMSRDHSFDFMQIGKHLERTDMTSRILEMTSLLLSEDRSDTLRKYDGILWTNLLQALGGRQMYLQHVHSRVEGASVMRFLMNDNVFPGSVSYSLAAMSRRMRYLPDPEMAMTMAYRVLEHTKREDVGAIPAEKVHTLMDYLQSELGVLHTEIAKTWFYPDSNGQQQAQG, encoded by the coding sequence ATGTTATCCCGTGTAGCTGAACGTGTTTATTGGATGGCGCGTTATTTAGAACGTGCCGAAAAAACTGCCCGCTTGATCAACGTGCATACCGCGTTGCTGATGGATTTGCCGGGGCGCATGGAAATCAACTGGTTCACCCTGATCCGTTTGTTCAATGCTGAAAAGGTCTTCAGCGAACATTACCAGTCAGGCAATGAAGCCAATATCATGCAATTTTTGATTGCGGATACTAACAATTCGTCGTCGCTGGCAACGTCCTTGGCGAATGTGCGCGAAAACGTGCGTACCTCGTTGGATGTGTTGCCGGAAGAAATCTGGGAACAGGCTAACCAGATTCATTTGCTGATGACCAACAGCTTGCCGCGCATTTCTGACCGTTATTCCCGCCAGATATTTCTGCGCGAAGTGATGAAGCATTGCCAGTGCATCCGGGGTGCGTTGGATAGCAATATGAGCCGCGACCACAGTTTCGATTTCATGCAAATCGGCAAGCATCTGGAACGCACCGACATGACCAGCCGGATTCTGGAAATGACTTCGTTGCTATTGTCGGAAGACCGTAGCGATACTTTGCGCAAATACGACGGCATTTTGTGGACAAATCTGTTGCAAGCCTTGGGCGGACGGCAGATGTATTTGCAGCATGTCCATTCGCGGGTGGAAGGCGCAAGCGTGATGCGCTTTTTGATGAATGACAACGTATTCCCCGGTTCGGTCAGCTACTCTCTCGCCGCCATGAGCCGCCGGATGCGCTACTTGCCCGACCCTGAAATGGCGATGACGATGGCGTATCGGGTGTTAGAACACACCAAACGTGAGGATGTCGGTGCGATTCCGGCAGAAAAGGTACATACCTTGATGGATTATTTGCAGAGCGAATTGGGTGTATTGCATACCGAAATCGCCAAAACATGGTTTTATCCCGACAGTAACGGGCAACAGCAAGCACAAGGATAA
- a CDS encoding transglutaminase family protein, translated as MSIHVALNHYTGYKFDRPVSLSPHVVRLRPAVHSRTPILAYSLKIKPEKHYINWQQDPFGNWLARLVFPEKTMEFSVEVDVVADMVTIDPFDFFVEEYAQKFPFKYDKALQKELIPYLEIAEDGKLLKEWLKGVDRKPPNTVLFLVAINSRLQQDIGYNIRLEPGVQSCEETLTTKTGSCRDSAWLLVQILRHLGLAARFVSGYLVQLTADQKALDGPSGTEVDFTDLHAWTEVYLPGAGWIGLDPTSGLFAGEGHIPLACTPSPGSAAPIDGFTDKCEVEFDFHNSVRRVLEDPRVTKPYSDEQWADVLALGNQVEADLVRGDVRLTMGGEPTFVSIDDMDGAEWNTAALGEHKRERAGVLLRRMQKVFAPGSALQFGQGKWYPGEPFPRWALGCFWRPDGVPVWKDPALVADDQKDYGYNDTHAKVFAETVCTKLALNKKYLVPGYEDRLYYLWKEANQPANVDWLTLNLRDSKHRNDLVMALQRGLDVPTGFALPLRWDDATKSWASAPWEFRRQEMYLIPGNSPMGFRLPLDSLAWTAEDEREVEAQPCPFEDRPTLADFHGEVEQRYSAYVAPPEPTLQHADATKTMVKEWREVPRTTLCVQAREGRLYVFLPPLHFLEHYLDLVATLETTAAELKMPILLEGYEPPSDPRLKSFKVTPDPGVIEVNIHPATTWKELVHNTEILYEEARLSRLGAEKFMLDGRHTGTGGGNHVTLGAATPSDSPFLRQPDVLRSLLTFWQHHPALSYLFSGMFLGPTSQAPRVDEARDESLYELEIAFQQMPSGHNDQPWLVDRLLRNLLIDITGNTHRAEFCIDKLYSPDSFSGRQGLLEFRGFEMPPHARMSLVQMLLIRTLMVRFWNTPYAHRLVRWGTALHDRFMLPHYVWEDMKDVCADLQAAGYPFQLEWLAPFHEFRFPVYGRVQYCGIELELRAALEPWNVLGEELSSQGTARFVDSSLERVQVKINGLTDSRYVVACNGRRVPMKATGVKGEYVAGVRFRAWQPPSALHPTIGIHAPLVFDIIDTWNGRSVGGCTYHVSHPGGRNSEIFPVNAYEAESRRFSRFREEHTPGVIEPKFLSEATRAFYEHGAKPQPMSPPPEEVNADYPYTLDLRRG; from the coding sequence ATGAGTATTCACGTCGCTTTAAACCATTACACTGGGTATAAATTTGATCGCCCGGTAAGCCTGTCGCCGCATGTGGTGCGTTTGCGCCCAGCGGTGCATTCACGCACGCCGATTCTGGCGTATTCCTTGAAAATCAAGCCAGAAAAGCATTACATCAACTGGCAGCAAGACCCGTTCGGTAACTGGCTGGCACGCTTAGTGTTCCCGGAAAAAACGATGGAATTCAGCGTGGAAGTCGATGTGGTTGCCGATATGGTGACAATCGACCCGTTCGATTTCTTTGTGGAAGAGTACGCGCAAAAATTCCCATTCAAGTATGACAAAGCCTTGCAAAAAGAGCTGATTCCGTATCTGGAAATTGCCGAAGATGGCAAATTATTGAAGGAATGGCTGAAAGGTGTAGATCGCAAACCACCGAATACCGTGTTGTTTTTGGTGGCGATTAATAGCCGCTTGCAACAAGACATTGGTTACAACATCCGCCTCGAACCGGGGGTGCAATCGTGTGAAGAAACCCTGACCACGAAAACGGGTTCATGCCGCGATTCGGCGTGGTTGCTGGTGCAAATTTTGCGGCATCTGGGGCTGGCGGCACGGTTCGTGTCGGGGTATTTGGTGCAGTTGACGGCTGACCAAAAGGCGTTGGATGGCCCTAGCGGGACAGAGGTCGATTTCACCGATTTGCACGCTTGGACAGAAGTGTATTTGCCGGGGGCGGGCTGGATTGGGCTTGACCCGACTTCCGGTTTGTTTGCCGGTGAGGGGCATATTCCGTTGGCGTGTACGCCTTCGCCGGGGAGTGCTGCGCCAATTGATGGTTTCACCGATAAATGCGAAGTCGAGTTTGATTTCCATAATAGCGTGCGCCGTGTTCTTGAAGACCCGCGTGTGACTAAGCCGTATTCGGATGAGCAATGGGCGGATGTGCTGGCGCTGGGCAATCAGGTCGAAGCCGATTTGGTGCGTGGCGATGTGCGCTTGACGATGGGCGGCGAACCGACCTTCGTTTCCATCGACGATATGGATGGCGCGGAGTGGAACACGGCGGCGTTGGGCGAACACAAGCGCGAACGTGCGGGTGTGTTATTGCGGCGGATGCAGAAGGTGTTTGCGCCGGGCAGTGCGCTGCAATTTGGGCAGGGCAAGTGGTATCCGGGCGAACCGTTCCCGCGTTGGGCGCTGGGTTGTTTCTGGCGGCCGGACGGTGTGCCGGTGTGGAAAGACCCTGCGCTAGTGGCGGACGATCAGAAGGATTACGGCTACAACGATACCCACGCGAAGGTGTTTGCGGAAACGGTGTGCACCAAGCTCGCGTTGAACAAAAAGTACCTCGTGCCGGGTTACGAAGACCGTTTGTATTACTTGTGGAAAGAGGCGAATCAGCCTGCGAATGTGGATTGGTTGACCCTGAACCTGCGGGATAGTAAGCACCGTAACGATTTGGTGATGGCGTTGCAGCGCGGTTTGGATGTACCGACAGGTTTCGCGCTGCCGTTGCGTTGGGATGATGCGACGAAAAGCTGGGCGAGTGCGCCGTGGGAGTTCCGCCGCCAAGAGATGTATTTGATTCCGGGCAATTCGCCGATGGGTTTCCGTTTGCCGCTGGATAGTTTGGCGTGGACGGCTGAAGACGAGCGGGAAGTCGAGGCGCAGCCTTGCCCGTTTGAAGATCGCCCGACGTTGGCGGATTTCCACGGCGAAGTCGAACAGCGTTATAGCGCGTATGTCGCGCCGCCTGAGCCGACTTTGCAGCACGCGGATGCGACCAAAACGATGGTGAAGGAATGGCGCGAAGTGCCGCGTACTACCTTGTGTGTGCAGGCGCGGGAAGGGCGCTTGTATGTGTTCCTGCCGCCGTTGCATTTCCTGGAGCATTATCTGGATTTGGTGGCGACGCTGGAAACCACCGCTGCTGAATTGAAGATGCCGATTTTGCTGGAAGGCTACGAGCCGCCGTCTGATCCGCGTTTGAAGTCGTTTAAGGTCACGCCTGATCCGGGTGTTATCGAGGTGAATATTCATCCGGCAACGACGTGGAAGGAACTGGTTCACAATACTGAAATTCTGTACGAAGAGGCGCGGTTGTCGCGTCTGGGTGCGGAAAAATTCATGTTGGATGGACGGCATACTGGCACGGGCGGCGGTAATCACGTCACGCTGGGTGCGGCTACGCCGAGCGATAGTCCGTTCTTGCGCCAGCCGGATGTGTTGCGCAGTTTGTTGACGTTCTGGCAGCACCATCCAGCGCTGTCTTACCTGTTCTCTGGCATGTTCTTGGGGCCAACCAGCCAAGCACCACGGGTGGATGAGGCGCGGGATGAGAGTTTGTATGAGCTGGAAATCGCGTTCCAGCAAATGCCGAGCGGACACAATGATCAGCCGTGGTTGGTTGACCGTTTATTGCGTAACTTGCTGATTGATATTACGGGCAATACGCATCGGGCGGAGTTCTGCATCGACAAGCTGTATTCACCGGATTCTTTCAGCGGTCGCCAAGGCTTGCTGGAATTCCGTGGCTTTGAAATGCCGCCTCATGCGCGGATGTCGTTGGTACAGATGTTGCTGATTCGTACCCTGATGGTGCGTTTCTGGAATACGCCGTATGCGCATCGCTTGGTACGTTGGGGTACAGCCTTGCACGACCGTTTCATGTTGCCGCATTACGTGTGGGAAGACATGAAGGACGTGTGTGCGGACTTGCAGGCGGCGGGGTATCCGTTCCAGTTGGAGTGGCTCGCACCGTTCCACGAGTTCCGTTTCCCGGTGTATGGGCGCGTGCAATATTGCGGCATTGAGCTGGAATTGCGGGCGGCGTTAGAGCCGTGGAATGTGTTGGGCGAGGAATTGAGTAGCCAAGGCACGGCGCGGTTTGTGGATTCGTCGCTGGAACGGGTGCAGGTGAAAATCAACGGACTGACCGATTCGCGTTACGTGGTTGCCTGTAATGGGCGGCGTGTGCCGATGAAGGCTACTGGTGTGAAGGGTGAGTATGTGGCTGGGGTGCGCTTCCGCGCTTGGCAGCCGCCTTCCGCGTTGCACCCGACCATTGGGATTCATGCGCCGCTGGTGTTCGATATTATTGATACCTGGAATGGGCGTTCGGTGGGTGGTTGCACTTACCATGTGTCGCATCCGGGTGGGCGCAATTCCGAGATCTTCCCGGTGAATGCGTATGAGGCGGAAAGTCGCCGTTTCTCGCGCTTCCGTGAGGAACATACGCCGGGTGTGATTGAGCCGAAGTTCTTGTCGGAAGCCACGCGGGCGTTCTATGAACATGGGGCGAAGCCGCAGCCGATGAGTCCGCCGCCGGAAGAGGTGAATGCGGATTATCCGTATACGCTGGATTTGCGGCGGGGGTAG